One region of Termitidicoccus mucosus genomic DNA includes:
- a CDS encoding ABC transporter permease, whose product MTFPLIVFRNLRQHALSTIITALAIALAGGLLMSVWVVKTQSQATFTQMNAGFDAVLGARGSKLQLVLNAIFHLEASPGNVAAADYEAIKLHPAVKLAIPIAVGDNLRGYRIVGTVPELFDKVEYMQGKKFTVREGKAFDPSAKEAVMGSFVAERLGLKVGDVFHPFHGLIYDEKNQHADTYHVTGILAPSNTPADKVIWIPLHGLQTMSGHDPKAATDVSAVLIQLKSPASGFMLDMMYNKQGNRLTFAYPVGSIMADLFNKIGWFDQVLSLVAYLVAVVSAAGVLVAIYNSMSARRRDIAILRALGARRLSLFGIIVAEAAVIGALGMVAAFAVYGVVVGGVAAIIRAQTGVLLEIFTYNPVMLWAPLGMVALCALCGLVPAWKAYRTDVAENLSPLS is encoded by the coding sequence ATGACGTTCCCCCTGATTGTATTTCGGAATCTCCGGCAGCACGCACTATCCACCATAATCACCGCGTTGGCGATTGCGCTTGCAGGCGGCCTGCTGATGTCGGTCTGGGTGGTGAAGACGCAATCGCAAGCGACGTTCACGCAGATGAACGCCGGTTTTGACGCCGTGCTCGGAGCTCGCGGCTCGAAACTCCAACTCGTGCTTAACGCCATTTTCCATCTCGAAGCGTCACCCGGTAACGTGGCGGCGGCTGACTACGAGGCGATTAAACTGCATCCGGCGGTAAAACTCGCGATTCCCATTGCAGTCGGAGATAATCTGCGCGGCTACCGCATCGTTGGCACGGTGCCCGAATTGTTCGACAAAGTGGAATACATGCAGGGAAAGAAATTCACCGTGCGCGAAGGGAAGGCATTTGATCCTTCGGCGAAGGAGGCGGTGATGGGCAGCTTTGTCGCCGAGCGGCTCGGACTCAAAGTGGGTGACGTTTTTCACCCTTTTCACGGGTTGATCTACGACGAAAAGAACCAACATGCGGACACTTACCATGTGACCGGAATCCTCGCTCCGTCGAATACGCCAGCAGACAAGGTGATTTGGATTCCGCTGCACGGCCTGCAGACGATGAGCGGCCATGATCCCAAGGCAGCGACGGACGTGAGTGCAGTCCTCATTCAGCTCAAGTCGCCCGCGTCGGGTTTCATGCTCGACATGATGTATAACAAGCAAGGCAACCGGCTGACCTTCGCCTATCCCGTCGGCTCGATCATGGCGGACCTGTTCAACAAGATTGGCTGGTTTGACCAAGTTTTGTCGCTGGTCGCCTACCTCGTCGCGGTCGTTTCCGCCGCAGGCGTGCTCGTGGCGATCTACAATTCGATGTCAGCTCGTCGGCGTGACATTGCGATTCTCCGGGCGCTGGGAGCACGCCGGCTCAGCTTGTTTGGCATCATCGTCGCGGAAGCTGCGGTGATAGGTGCGCTTGGCATGGTTGCGGCGTTTGCCGTTTACGGAGTCGTCGTCGGAGGCGTGGCGGCGATCATCCGGGCGCAGACCGGGGTGCTTCTCGAAATTTTCACCTACAATCCCGTTATGCTGTGGGCGCCGCTTGGCATGGTCGCCCTCTGCGCGCTCTGCGGACTCGTTCCAGCATGGAAAGCCTACCGCACCGATGTCGCCGAAAACCTTTCACCACTTTCCTGA
- a CDS encoding ABC transporter ATP-binding protein encodes MSILAISALQRSFVSPDGERKLIVDVPKFSLEVGEQIALRGESGSGKTTFLNLIAGILTPDSGSIRIGERDMAALSEPARDRLRAENIGYIFQVFNLLQGYSCLENVLLGMAFGSGADLSRATAMLERVGLGHRLQHSPRQLSTGQQQRVAAARALANRPKLVLADEPTGNLDHKNAREALSLIRETCRENGAALLLVSHDLEVLGAFDNVRDFMELNRALKETKS; translated from the coding sequence ATGTCCATTCTTGCCATCTCTGCTTTGCAACGGTCCTTCGTGTCCCCGGACGGGGAGCGAAAACTCATCGTGGACGTTCCTAAATTCTCTCTCGAGGTGGGCGAACAGATCGCCCTACGCGGCGAGAGCGGTTCGGGCAAAACCACGTTTCTCAATCTCATCGCCGGCATCCTGACCCCGGACTCCGGTTCGATTCGGATCGGCGAGCGCGACATGGCGGCCTTGAGCGAGCCAGCACGGGACCGGCTCCGTGCTGAGAATATCGGCTATATTTTTCAGGTCTTCAATTTGCTTCAGGGCTATTCGTGCCTAGAGAACGTGCTGCTCGGCATGGCCTTTGGATCAGGCGCGGACCTAAGTCGGGCCACCGCGATGCTGGAACGGGTCGGTCTGGGTCATCGGTTACAGCACTCTCCGCGCCAGCTCTCCACCGGCCAGCAGCAACGAGTCGCGGCCGCCCGTGCGCTGGCCAACCGGCCCAAGCTGGTTTTGGCAGACGAACCGACCGGCAACCTGGATCACAAGAACGCGCGCGAGGCGCTCAGCTTGATCCGTGAGACCTGTCGCGAAAACGGTGCCGCCTTGTTGCTCGTAAGCCACGACCTCGAGGTGCTCGGAGCGTTCGATAACGTGCGCGACTTCATGGAACTTAACCGCGCGTTGAAGGAGACCAAGTCATGA
- a CDS encoding CobW family GTP-binding protein, whose product MNPKNPIPVTVLTGFLGAGKTTLLNHILTGQHGKKIAVIENEFGEVGVDNQLVIQSDEELFEMNNGCICCSVRGDLIRILMRLVKRKEPLDAVLIETTGLADPGPVAQTFFTDAEIRDAFRLDAIVTVVDAKHVALHLDDSDEAREQVAFADVILLNKIDLVAADKLDELEVRLRKMNVAARIHRTRNGEIALDRVLGVGGFNLSRATEINPQFLEPEYPFEWGGVYELLTGRAELTINEGPDPEMSVALLPVACLGETGIATAREAAVRVFSDGETVLRPGDAILPGETHQQLSFPSFPAVFPMHVKRPGLYALFTQHHPDEFNAAVHAGRDGVAPKWEHAFKPDHEHDEEVTSVGVSLPGNLDGKRLNNWLGELLQKKGNDIFRSKGVLAVRGSDQRLVFQGVHMLFDGRLDRPWGDEPRVNTFVFIGRNLDRNELVEGFQSCLVN is encoded by the coding sequence ATGAACCCAAAGAATCCCATCCCCGTAACGGTCCTTACCGGCTTCCTCGGTGCGGGCAAGACCACGTTGCTCAACCACATCCTCACCGGACAGCACGGTAAGAAAATTGCCGTCATCGAAAATGAATTTGGCGAGGTCGGTGTCGATAACCAGCTCGTCATCCAAAGCGATGAGGAGCTGTTCGAGATGAACAACGGGTGCATCTGCTGCTCCGTGCGCGGCGACCTCATCCGCATCCTGATGCGGCTGGTGAAGCGCAAAGAGCCGCTTGATGCGGTGCTCATCGAAACGACGGGCCTTGCCGATCCCGGTCCGGTGGCGCAGACGTTTTTCACCGATGCGGAGATTCGCGACGCATTTCGTCTCGACGCCATCGTCACGGTCGTGGACGCCAAGCATGTCGCATTGCACCTCGACGATTCCGACGAGGCGCGGGAGCAGGTTGCGTTCGCGGATGTGATTCTCTTGAACAAAATCGATCTGGTGGCGGCGGATAAACTCGACGAATTGGAGGTTCGCCTGCGGAAGATGAATGTCGCCGCGAGAATCCATCGGACTCGCAATGGCGAGATCGCCCTTGATCGTGTGCTGGGTGTAGGAGGATTCAATCTTTCGCGGGCCACGGAGATCAATCCGCAGTTCTTGGAGCCCGAGTATCCGTTTGAATGGGGTGGCGTCTATGAATTGCTGACCGGCCGGGCCGAATTGACGATCAATGAAGGCCCCGATCCCGAGATGAGCGTGGCGCTGCTGCCGGTTGCCTGTCTGGGCGAGACGGGCATCGCGACCGCCCGTGAGGCGGCGGTGCGTGTATTCTCGGATGGGGAAACGGTCTTGCGTCCCGGCGACGCCATCCTGCCGGGTGAGACACATCAGCAATTGAGTTTTCCTTCCTTTCCCGCCGTTTTTCCGATGCACGTGAAACGCCCGGGGCTCTACGCGCTGTTCACCCAACACCACCCGGACGAATTCAATGCGGCCGTGCACGCCGGGCGTGACGGCGTAGCGCCGAAATGGGAGCACGCCTTCAAACCCGACCACGAGCACGACGAGGAGGTAACGTCTGTCGGAGTCAGTCTGCCCGGTAACCTAGACGGAAAACGGTTGAACAACTGGCTGGGCGAATTGCTGCAAAAAAAGGGCAACGATATTTTTCGCAGCAAGGGCGTGTTGGCCGTGCGCGGCAGCGACCAGCGCCTTGTCTTCCAAGGCGTGCATATGCTTTTCGACGGTCGTCTTGACCGGCCGTGGGGCGACGAACCGCGCGTGAATACGTTCGTCTTTATTGGCCGGAATCTCGACCGGAATGAACTGGTCGAAGGATTCCAGAGCTGCCTGGTAAATTGA
- a CDS encoding peptidoglycan recognition protein family protein: protein MNTKYSRRIFLAGLATLVAARALRGATRRLAVQSHPVALDHVTATTKALTITPGRWKIIVGHHSGTVVGNAAIFNRYHRSHGMKHGLAYHFVIGIGICCVGNFEETQPTPAQLRSFIALVEYLKTDVIKTPVRFAVHREINPGRTVCPGRNFPIASMHARFD from the coding sequence ATGAACACGAAGTATAGTCGTCGTATATTTCTCGCTGGATTGGCGACACTGGTGGCCGCGCGAGCTCTTCGCGGAGCGACCAGGAGGCTGGCCGTGCAAAGCCACCCGGTGGCGTTGGATCATGTGACCGCAACGACCAAGGCGCTTACTATCACTCCCGGTCGCTGGAAGATTATCGTGGGACACCATAGTGGAACGGTCGTAGGCAATGCAGCGATTTTCAACCGCTATCATCGATCCCACGGCATGAAGCATGGGCTCGCGTATCATTTCGTTATCGGCATCGGCATCTGCTGCGTGGGAAATTTTGAGGAGACGCAACCGACACCGGCGCAACTGCGTTCTTTCATCGCGTTGGTCGAATATCTCAAAACGGACGTGATAAAGACCCCCGTGCGTTTCGCAGTGCATCGCGAAATCAATCCCGGCCGGACCGTTTGTCCGGGCCGGAACTTTCCCATCGCGTCGATGCACGCGAGATTCGACTGA
- a CDS encoding NAD(P)-binding domain-containing protein, with protein MAAEHADPEKIMDVIAFGGGAAGVGVSLILKDLGIRRFGILEKHDLGASFRRWPKEMRFITPVFFANAFGLSDLNAVNTATSPADFNGNEHPWGQDYANDLTAVAAHYKLPLVTRCEVQETSKRAGGFQPNMNCALCGCRKAISMRISPAAGSPGQPRAGPWSFASGAI; from the coding sequence ATGGCCGCTGAGCATGCAGACCCGGAGAAGATTATGGACGTTATCGCCTTCGGAGGCGGCGCCGCTGGCGTCGGCGTGAGCCTGATTCTAAAGGATCTGGGCATCCGGCGGTTTGGCATTCTGGAAAAACATGACTTGGGCGCGTCCTTTCGTCGCTGGCCGAAGGAAATGCGGTTCATCACGCCCGTGTTCTTCGCGAACGCCTTCGGGTTGTCCGACCTCAATGCGGTGAACACCGCGACATCGCCTGCCGATTTCAACGGCAACGAGCATCCTTGGGGACAAGACTATGCCAATGACCTTACCGCAGTGGCAGCCCATTACAAACTTCCGCTCGTGACCCGTTGCGAGGTGCAGGAGACTTCAAAACGCGCTGGCGGCTTTCAGCCGAACATGAATTGCGCGTTGTGTGGCTGCCGCAAGGCGATTTCGATGCGCATATCGCCAGCAGCCGGGTCGCCTGGACAGCCACGCGCCGGACCTTGGTCTTTCGCTTCTGGCGCAATATGA
- a CDS encoding thioredoxin-like domain-containing protein translates to MAKTFTVQSSSLGPVGLVWNEHTKIKEKKAMTTPDDLVIGRQAKLYYRTIIGKKTVRRFISSKQRARSMETAPYRAAPARIRGLSLHTSQWVAVGLLFCSVCVWGSTPKTSGARTELRRALVCTTESRFIPYRWAKEPDVVAVYYGADWCAPCHEFVPKLKAVYEELRRHGANTEVVFVSLDYSKRAMLRYMQQQQMPWPAVDYRRLPSLPALRRLAGEGPPNLVLIDREGRILASAWQEKIYLGTSAVLRSWIALTRPEPVEN, encoded by the coding sequence ATGGCGAAAACTTTCACCGTGCAAAGCTCGTCTTTGGGACCGGTCGGACTGGTGTGGAACGAGCATACGAAAATCAAGGAAAAGAAAGCCATGACGACGCCTGATGACCTCGTGATTGGACGGCAGGCGAAGCTCTACTATCGAACGATCATCGGAAAGAAGACCGTGCGGAGATTTATCTCCTCGAAGCAAAGAGCACGAAGCATGGAGACTGCGCCGTATCGAGCTGCGCCCGCGCGCATACGCGGGCTCAGCCTTCACACGAGCCAATGGGTAGCAGTGGGTCTGCTCTTTTGCAGTGTCTGTGTGTGGGGAAGCACCCCGAAGACTTCCGGTGCACGGACGGAACTTCGTCGCGCCTTGGTGTGTACCACCGAATCTCGATTTATTCCCTATCGCTGGGCCAAGGAACCCGACGTTGTGGCGGTCTACTATGGCGCCGATTGGTGTGCGCCCTGTCATGAATTCGTGCCGAAGCTCAAAGCAGTTTACGAGGAGTTGCGCCGCCACGGCGCGAATACCGAGGTGGTTTTCGTCAGCCTAGACTATTCGAAGCGTGCGATGCTGCGCTATATGCAGCAACAGCAGATGCCTTGGCCGGCTGTGGATTATCGGCGTTTGCCTTCGCTGCCGGCCCTGCGACGGCTGGCTGGGGAAGGCCCGCCCAATCTCGTGTTGATCGATCGGGAGGGTCGAATTCTCGCGAGCGCGTGGCAGGAGAAGATCTATCTGGGAACATCTGCCGTGCTGCGATCTTGGATCGCCCTGACTCGACCGGAGCCCGTCGAGAATTAG
- a CDS encoding TonB-dependent receptor: MSTRFLFSFLLIATPVLRAQTSPASPPGEVVQLDRLVVTTATRTERLLSDVPVRTEVVLREDMNLRVPLNFSQAVELLNGVRVESNCQNCNTSEVQLLGLGGAYNQILFDGTPLLSSLGGVYGLEQIPTAFVDRLEVVKGGGSALYGPGAVAGVINLVPIEPRTNGGFLQVGVDVQKNEPVLFAGGRANLVLADGKLGFSLVGHSSVNDGIDYNDDGYTEITEKELGVGGFQLWFAPTNRTKFRANYQFTWENRRGGNRLNQPEFLANIAESLQTKYHRGGVVWDQVVNPDFDFRLGYSFAYIERKSFYGGLGDVITDPSDPAYDPDQLDPNVPGSAAESSYGQYGYTENPLHYWDSQFNYRLGAHVLAFGAQYKRESVLDQNRDFAGALRRTTADDTFSNTGVYVQDEWAVSPALDLVLGGRIDKSSTLENPILSPRIAAAWSATETLKLQAGVTTGFRAPEVFSEDLHVDTLGAEQVRIRNAAGLSEEQAVTTMIGLEWRSAAAGARWAFDATASLTDIKDTFVLGEIQTDPVDGSLFQERGNSSGSRIAGFESNVAFEPNRALRFTAGLAYYQSRYDQAEMIFDDTSDDGTTVIATRDYLKTPKWSGVVQSVWTPNEAFEAFVGLKYTGRMNALNNNTGTLNRTPDFWVVDLGLTRHFRFSGRHLDFSVGVKNLFDERQRDLEVGASRDSDYVYGPRFARSFYGTLKYEF, from the coding sequence ATGTCGACCCGATTTCTTTTCTCTTTCCTTCTCATTGCCACTCCCGTTCTGCGGGCTCAAACCTCGCCGGCATCGCCACCCGGGGAGGTTGTCCAACTAGACCGCCTAGTCGTCACGACCGCCACCCGAACCGAGCGCCTTCTCTCCGACGTGCCCGTGCGCACTGAAGTCGTGTTGCGCGAGGATATGAACCTGCGCGTCCCACTTAACTTTTCGCAAGCTGTCGAACTGCTCAACGGCGTGCGCGTCGAGAGCAATTGCCAGAACTGCAACACTTCCGAAGTCCAACTGCTCGGGCTCGGCGGCGCCTACAACCAGATCCTATTCGATGGCACACCGCTCCTTTCCTCGCTCGGCGGCGTGTATGGCCTCGAACAAATTCCAACCGCGTTTGTTGACCGTCTGGAAGTCGTCAAAGGTGGCGGCTCGGCCCTTTACGGTCCCGGTGCGGTTGCCGGCGTCATCAACCTCGTGCCGATCGAACCCCGCACCAACGGTGGATTCCTGCAAGTCGGCGTGGATGTGCAAAAAAACGAGCCCGTGCTTTTTGCGGGAGGCCGGGCCAATCTCGTCCTGGCGGACGGGAAACTTGGCTTTTCGTTGGTCGGCCATAGCAGCGTCAACGACGGGATCGACTACAACGATGATGGTTATACGGAGATCACCGAAAAGGAACTCGGTGTGGGCGGTTTCCAGCTCTGGTTCGCCCCGACAAACCGCACGAAATTTCGGGCCAACTACCAGTTCACATGGGAAAATCGGCGCGGCGGCAACCGCCTCAATCAGCCTGAATTCCTCGCCAATATCGCAGAGTCGTTGCAGACGAAATACCATCGCGGAGGCGTGGTTTGGGACCAGGTGGTCAACCCCGATTTTGATTTCCGGCTGGGCTATTCCTTCGCCTATATCGAGCGGAAGAGCTTCTACGGTGGGCTGGGCGATGTGATTACCGATCCCAGTGACCCGGCCTACGACCCGGATCAGCTCGACCCGAATGTGCCTGGCAGCGCGGCGGAATCCTCCTACGGCCAATACGGCTACACCGAGAACCCGCTGCACTATTGGGACTCGCAGTTCAACTATCGCTTGGGAGCGCATGTCCTGGCCTTCGGTGCGCAATACAAACGCGAATCCGTGCTTGATCAGAACCGCGACTTTGCCGGTGCCCTGCGCCGCACGACCGCCGATGACACATTCTCGAACACGGGGGTCTACGTGCAGGACGAGTGGGCCGTCAGTCCCGCGCTCGATCTCGTGCTTGGCGGGCGCATCGACAAAAGCTCCACGCTGGAAAACCCGATTCTTTCGCCGCGTATCGCGGCGGCTTGGTCGGCGACAGAGACGCTGAAACTGCAGGCCGGCGTTACCACCGGCTTTCGCGCTCCGGAAGTCTTCAGTGAAGACCTCCACGTTGACACGCTCGGTGCGGAGCAAGTGCGGATTCGGAATGCCGCCGGTTTATCCGAAGAACAGGCAGTCACCACGATGATCGGCCTTGAGTGGCGCTCTGCGGCGGCGGGAGCGCGCTGGGCCTTCGACGCCACGGCTTCGCTCACAGACATCAAAGACACGTTCGTTCTGGGAGAAATCCAGACCGATCCGGTGGACGGCTCTCTTTTTCAAGAGCGGGGAAATTCATCGGGATCGCGCATCGCCGGATTCGAAAGCAATGTCGCCTTTGAACCCAATCGCGCGCTACGCTTCACCGCCGGTCTGGCTTACTATCAATCACGGTATGATCAGGCCGAAATGATCTTCGACGACACATCCGATGACGGCACCACAGTCATCGCCACGCGCGACTACTTGAAAACGCCGAAATGGAGCGGGGTCGTTCAATCGGTCTGGACGCCCAATGAGGCATTCGAGGCGTTTGTCGGCCTGAAATACACCGGACGCATGAACGCCTTGAACAACAATACCGGCACGCTCAACCGCACGCCTGACTTCTGGGTAGTTGATCTTGGATTGACGCGGCACTTCCGCTTTAGTGGCCGTCATCTTGATTTCTCCGTAGGCGTGAAGAATCTCTTCGATGAGAGACAGCGCGACCTAGAGGTCGGCGCCTCGCGTGATAGTGACTACGTTTACGGCCCTCGTTTCGCGCGGTCCTTTTACGGCACCCTCAAATACGAATTCTAA
- a CDS encoding iron dependent repressor, metal binding and dimerization domain protein, whose product MTSQPYRAIFLIEKGKVLAAASKQRHKTVVRFLLSLGVPEAIARRDAEGIEHHVSTETLATFKRILKRESKTASNASR is encoded by the coding sequence GTGACCTCACAGCCGTATCGCGCAATCTTCCTGATCGAGAAAGGCAAGGTTCTCGCTGCCGCATCGAAGCAACGTCATAAAACGGTGGTCCGTTTTCTCCTTTCGCTGGGAGTCCCCGAGGCGATAGCCCGACGCGATGCCGAAGGCATCGAACACCATGTCAGCACGGAGACGCTTGCCACCTTCAAACGCATTCTCAAGCGGGAGAGCAAGACGGCATCGAATGCGTCACGGTAA
- a CDS encoding DUF4238 domain-containing protein, whose translation MPAYKRQHFLPCVYLKNFSPDGAKATRDSKVWRIDEKRTAFVPVKSQCAGDYLFSKIAAKKSENEFQAIEDGYAAAVAKIWSGGDPTVFEYFALIVAVLDLYARNISHENHTGHDGAHAYQLRTTSLLDRLIAGNQSRETLPQDEIYARLKRFWDVRLFLTPPGREIVTSDHPVLCFNWGEGDAMDFLLMPVTPGACAAVFDKRTTHTSGHRLTESDGTNLFRFSATHAHSCLYTASEPDQGAIDAARRLLQQRVKPRTITDAEKWSLDLIVPPRRDVFSFICPQGKG comes from the coding sequence ATGCCCGCGTATAAACGCCAGCACTTTCTTCCCTGCGTCTATCTGAAGAACTTTTCTCCCGACGGAGCAAAAGCGACGCGCGACTCGAAAGTCTGGCGGATCGACGAAAAGCGAACGGCCTTCGTTCCGGTAAAATCCCAATGTGCAGGCGACTATCTCTTCTCCAAGATCGCCGCAAAGAAATCGGAAAATGAATTCCAAGCCATCGAAGATGGTTACGCGGCCGCCGTCGCAAAAATTTGGAGCGGCGGCGACCCCACCGTGTTTGAATACTTCGCCCTGATCGTTGCAGTCCTCGACTTGTATGCGCGCAACATCTCCCATGAAAATCACACTGGCCACGATGGCGCCCACGCCTACCAACTGCGAACCACCAGCCTCCTAGACCGATTGATCGCCGGTAACCAATCCCGCGAGACTCTGCCGCAGGACGAAATCTATGCACGCCTGAAGAGATTCTGGGACGTGCGACTTTTCCTCACACCACCTGGTCGGGAAATCGTTACCTCGGATCATCCCGTCCTTTGCTTCAACTGGGGCGAAGGCGACGCTATGGACTTCCTGTTGATGCCCGTCACGCCCGGCGCCTGTGCAGCCGTTTTCGACAAACGCACCACCCATACTTCAGGCCACCGGCTGACCGAATCGGACGGAACCAATCTTTTCCGCTTCTCGGCCACCCACGCTCACAGTTGTCTCTACACGGCCAGCGAACCCGACCAAGGGGCGATCGATGCCGCCCGCCGGCTTTTGCAGCAACGGGTCAAGCCGCGAACGATCACGGATGCTGAGAAATGGTCGCTCGACCTGATTGTGCCTCCTCGGCGGGATGTGTTTAGTTTCATTTGCCCGCAAGGCAAAGGGTGA
- a CDS encoding UvrD-helicase domain-containing protein — translation MDFTEGEICDLVKRLGLDHPDPERLAILGCDNSCEVQSGPGSGKTTLLTAKLALLSECWRDAHRGVCVLSHTNVARREIEDRLASSASLRRLLDHPHFIGTFQAFVDQFIALPFLRQRDLPITAVDNERFARRAWAAYITAGVYPSAKGWLKHRGDETRIRQIIGGLRYADGELRVDSANYPAGLPAPKSATYGDLRNLKHRLAKQGYFRFDDMYAMAERTLSKLPYLATAIRDRFAWVFVDELQDTSAVQCRLIEQLFPASHCVVQCFGDKNQTIFNLDEDAVVAPKLFGKRPVLPLSSTRRFGPAIAGLASRFTAAAKQTLVGHPTGPSRRNTIFLFSRAAINQVVPRFANLVLAEVPPETWRKREVCVVASRKKVRVLKRDHFPLSLGDYWGGFDPDTAVSRRILIPSSDLCKKLGNVRPSLGPALKRRTPS, via the coding sequence GTGGACTTCACCGAAGGGGAGATCTGTGACCTCGTAAAGCGTCTGGGTTTGGATCATCCGGACCCAGAACGCTTGGCCATTCTCGGGTGCGACAATTCCTGTGAAGTCCAGTCAGGGCCGGGCAGCGGCAAGACCACGCTGCTGACGGCGAAGCTCGCTCTACTCTCGGAGTGTTGGCGGGACGCACATCGTGGCGTATGTGTCCTGTCACACACCAACGTCGCCCGGCGTGAGATCGAGGATAGGCTCGCCTCGTCCGCTTCCCTCCGACGGCTGCTCGATCACCCCCACTTTATTGGTACCTTCCAAGCATTCGTGGATCAGTTTATCGCTCTGCCGTTCCTGCGACAGCGAGATTTACCGATCACGGCGGTGGACAATGAACGATTCGCTCGGCGCGCTTGGGCGGCCTATATAACCGCGGGTGTTTATCCGAGCGCGAAGGGGTGGCTCAAGCATCGCGGCGACGAAACGCGCATTCGTCAGATCATCGGCGGACTGCGCTACGCCGATGGTGAGCTGCGGGTTGATTCGGCAAACTATCCGGCCGGTTTGCCTGCCCCCAAAAGTGCCACCTACGGTGATCTGAGAAACCTTAAGCACCGTCTGGCAAAGCAGGGCTATTTCCGGTTCGACGACATGTATGCGATGGCGGAGCGGACGCTCAGCAAACTGCCGTATTTGGCGACGGCGATTAGAGACCGCTTCGCGTGGGTGTTCGTTGACGAGCTACAGGATACTTCAGCCGTGCAGTGCCGGCTGATCGAACAACTCTTTCCGGCGAGTCACTGTGTGGTGCAGTGCTTCGGAGACAAGAACCAGACGATCTTTAATCTCGACGAAGATGCAGTCGTTGCACCCAAACTGTTCGGAAAACGACCGGTGCTCCCGTTGTCGTCGACCCGCCGTTTCGGACCGGCCATCGCTGGGCTCGCGAGTCGGTTCACGGCAGCCGCGAAGCAGACATTGGTCGGGCATCCCACTGGTCCGTCGCGGCGCAATACGATCTTCCTGTTCAGTCGGGCCGCCATCAATCAGGTAGTGCCACGATTTGCTAATCTCGTGCTGGCTGAAGTGCCGCCGGAGACATGGCGAAAGCGTGAGGTGTGCGTTGTCGCGAGCCGGAAAAAAGTTCGCGTACTAAAAAGGGATCACTTCCCGCTGTCGTTGGGTGACTATTGGGGAGGGTTCGATCCTGATACGGCGGTTAGCCGCAGAATCCTGATACCCTCCTCGGATTTGTGCAAGAAGCTCGGGAACGTTCGGCCCAGTCTAGGACCGGCGCTGAAGCGGCGCACACCATCATAG